The following are from one region of the Roseobacter fucihabitans genome:
- a CDS encoding LuxR C-terminal-related transcriptional regulator, whose product MSATTPMKPDVQTDRPPVSAQTLAKWQNVVDHISQIAQVPATLIMHTQAQRHDVCVTSGGAENPYSEGQSFQLHDKLYCFGVFENDGELCVPDAAHDPRWRDNTDMEYGMSFYVGLPLKWPDGGIFGTICMLDRRRNIQALSFRKGLRQFCRIVEDDLALLEEIERRKSIEARLQQELESREALIATRTQDLEDANTALRVLLQSVEASRNEVEDRIAQQIRGLVLPHIGRLRQLNGEDARALSHLDVIEANLKNITTAMTGKLAEALADLTPTEAEIVQLIVQGRSTKEIANTLSRGTSTVDFHRNNIRQKLGLTHRGKNLRQHLASLA is encoded by the coding sequence ATGAGCGCCACGACCCCCATGAAGCCTGATGTCCAAACAGACAGACCGCCGGTGTCGGCGCAAACGCTGGCCAAATGGCAAAACGTGGTCGATCATATTTCGCAGATCGCGCAGGTGCCGGCCACGCTGATCATGCATACGCAGGCACAGCGCCACGACGTCTGTGTGACCAGCGGAGGGGCGGAAAACCCCTACAGCGAAGGGCAATCTTTCCAGCTTCACGACAAGCTCTATTGTTTTGGCGTCTTTGAGAATGACGGTGAGCTTTGTGTGCCGGACGCCGCGCATGATCCGCGCTGGCGTGACAATACCGATATGGAATATGGGATGAGTTTCTATGTGGGACTGCCGCTGAAATGGCCCGATGGCGGTATTTTCGGCACGATTTGCATGTTGGACCGGCGTCGCAACATTCAGGCGTTGTCATTTCGCAAGGGCCTGCGCCAATTTTGCCGTATTGTTGAAGATGATCTGGCCCTGCTGGAGGAGATCGAACGGCGCAAGAGCATCGAGGCGCGGCTGCAACAGGAGTTGGAGTCCCGTGAGGCGCTGATTGCCACACGGACGCAGGATCTGGAGGACGCCAATACCGCGCTGCGGGTGCTGCTGCAAAGCGTCGAGGCGTCCAGAAATGAGGTTGAAGACAGGATCGCCCAGCAAATCAGGGGGTTGGTCTTGCCCCACATCGGGCGTCTGCGGCAATTGAACGGGGAGGACGCGCGCGCCCTGTCCCACCTCGATGTCATTGAGGCCAACCTCAAGAACATCACCACCGCCATGACGGGTAAACTGGCGGAGGCGCTTGCGGATTTGACCCCCACGGAGGCGGAAATTGTGCAGCTGATCGTGCAGGGGCGCAGCACCAAGGAAATCGCCAATACGCTGTCTCGCGGAACCAGCACGGTCGATTTTCATCGCAACAATATCCGCCAGAAACTCGGCCTCACGCATCGCGGCAAAAACCTGCGCCAGCATCTCGCATCGCTCGCGTAA
- a CDS encoding MBL fold metallo-hydrolase: MDKNDLKPIKLNGQKDDLAPGLSRRSFFMAAGAVGVGSAASLLATTSAQAQSTDWTQPGNNNHVIELQNATSHAEGAMTIDYYGHCAFKITSPGGASVVVDPWRDDPSGAWGLWYKNKFPETVTDITLSTHTHFDHDAIDRPVSTMVLDRMVGTFEFADLKITGFADKHVCKAPGYYDWTNALAEFGVEACAPNNVGHMDMVVYLIETGGLRTLIWGDNRADPGPGFWETIGAVDVLTLPVDGSEHILSYEQGNAIIERLKPKVVIPTHYLNETTTYTLSTLRTADEWVQSQKSFQMLDGARLSLTAAEAGGMDREFMYFGHNVMTT; the protein is encoded by the coding sequence ATGGACAAGAATGACCTGAAACCGATCAAATTGAACGGGCAAAAAGACGATCTGGCACCGGGCCTGTCGCGCCGCTCGTTTTTCATGGCGGCGGGTGCCGTTGGCGTGGGCAGTGCGGCGAGCTTGCTCGCCACCACCTCGGCACAGGCGCAATCGACCGATTGGACGCAGCCGGGCAACAACAACCACGTTATCGAATTGCAGAACGCCACCAGCCACGCGGAAGGGGCCATGACGATCGATTATTATGGTCACTGTGCGTTCAAGATCACCTCTCCGGGTGGCGCGTCCGTGGTGGTCGATCCTTGGCGAGATGATCCCTCCGGCGCCTGGGGTCTGTGGTACAAGAACAAGTTTCCCGAAACCGTGACCGACATCACCCTGTCAACGCATACGCATTTTGATCACGATGCGATTGATCGGCCTGTGTCGACCATGGTGCTGGACCGGATGGTCGGGACCTTTGAATTTGCCGATCTCAAGATCACCGGCTTCGCGGATAAACACGTTTGCAAGGCACCGGGGTATTATGACTGGACCAATGCCTTAGCCGAGTTTGGGGTTGAGGCCTGCGCGCCCAATAACGTCGGTCACATGGATATGGTTGTTTACCTGATTGAGACGGGCGGGCTTCGGACGCTGATCTGGGGGGATAATCGCGCCGATCCTGGACCGGGATTTTGGGAAACGATTGGCGCAGTGGATGTCCTGACCCTGCCGGTGGATGGCTCAGAGCACATCCTGTCTTATGAGCAGGGCAACGCGATTATCGAGCGGCTGAAACCCAAGGTGGTGATCCCGACGCATTACCTTAATGAAACCACGACTTATACGCTCTCGACGCTCCGGACGGCGGATGAGTGGGTGCAGAGCCAGAAGAGCTTCCAGATGCTGGATGGCGCGCGTTTGTCGCTGACTGCGGCGGAGGCGGGCGGCATGGACAGGGAATTCATGTATTTTGGCCATAATGTCATGACGACATAA
- a CDS encoding CAP domain-containing protein, whose amino-acid sequence MSKANPLEWQMLDLINAERLSAGLDPLRLELRLNDAAEDHSQWMIDTDQFSHTGVGNSSPRIRMEDATFNFTGNWSAAENIAWQSVRGQPGLADDVQNLHDGLMNSPGHRANILDPDAEVIGIGIERGEYEGWDGLFVTQNFARTDAPLELDSRTPTPVDPPVPADGVLQIGSETVAQPSRDIWHSVSFDQEIKDAVVVMGPASHAGSDPVTIRVQNVTDTGFEFRMEEWEYLDGIHMAETISWMAVSEGTHRLADGRTITAGSGSANHTATEVDLGDAFDSAPLVFAQVTSNKGGDTVVTRLDKVDADSFEFRVQEEEKRGFHVLEEIDWIAIEAGTANDIMSGQVSGVTNRPTSIDHDTPDALFAQMQTFNGSDTANIRYDASDAQTRVWVDEETSRDSEVAHIAETLGVMTAGLGTYELMA is encoded by the coding sequence ATGTCAAAAGCAAACCCCCTTGAGTGGCAGATGTTGGATCTGATCAACGCCGAACGGCTTTCAGCCGGGCTTGACCCGTTACGACTTGAATTACGACTTAACGATGCCGCCGAAGATCACAGCCAGTGGATGATTGACACGGATCAATTCAGCCACACAGGGGTCGGCAATTCGTCTCCCCGCATTAGGATGGAGGATGCCACCTTTAACTTTACGGGCAATTGGAGTGCGGCGGAAAACATCGCCTGGCAAAGCGTACGTGGACAACCCGGCCTGGCGGATGACGTGCAAAACCTGCACGATGGGCTGATGAACAGCCCCGGCCACCGCGCCAATATCCTCGACCCCGACGCTGAAGTCATAGGGATCGGGATCGAACGCGGTGAATATGAGGGGTGGGACGGTCTGTTCGTAACCCAGAATTTCGCGCGCACCGATGCGCCGCTCGAACTGGATTCGCGCACGCCAACCCCGGTTGACCCACCGGTGCCTGCGGATGGCGTGCTTCAGATCGGCTCGGAAACCGTTGCGCAACCCTCACGCGACATCTGGCACAGTGTCTCCTTTGATCAGGAGATCAAGGACGCGGTGGTCGTCATGGGTCCTGCGAGCCATGCGGGCAGTGATCCCGTCACCATCCGGGTGCAGAACGTCACCGACACCGGCTTTGAGTTCCGCATGGAGGAGTGGGAATATCTCGACGGGATCCATATGGCAGAAACCATCAGCTGGATGGCGGTGAGCGAAGGCACACATAGGCTGGCGGATGGGCGCACCATCACAGCCGGGTCCGGCTCGGCCAACCACACGGCTACCGAGGTCGATCTGGGCGATGCCTTTGACAGCGCGCCGCTGGTATTTGCGCAAGTGACCTCAAACAAGGGCGGCGATACGGTGGTCACGCGCCTGGACAAAGTCGACGCGGACAGCTTCGAATTTCGTGTGCAGGAAGAGGAGAAAAGGGGCTTTCACGTCCTTGAAGAGATCGATTGGATCGCCATTGAGGCGGGCACGGCGAATGACATCATGTCCGGTCAAGTGAGCGGGGTCACGAATCGCCCCACATCCATTGATCACGACACCCCTGATGCCCTGTTTGCGCAGATGCAGACCTTCAACGGCAGCGATACCGCGAACATCCGCTATGACGCATCAGACGCGCAGACGCGCGTTTGGGTGGACGAGGAAACCTCGCGTGATAGCGAGGTGGCGCATATCGCCGAAACCCTCGGTGTGATGACGGCCGGGTTGGGAACTTATGAGCTCATGGCCTGA
- a CDS encoding polysaccharide biosynthesis tyrosine autokinase has translation MNQTSRDNFAAGPDDDDSPVGIIALWQLLWRNKQRILIPAFGLAFLTGLLVLRSDDTYTAEAQILLTRGNLEIVEFDSAGDIEVSPGAITNALTILGSRSIALGVIDRVDLTNDPEINPNLLLPDDADPEEFYPENVVRQLALDWLAAYAQANILPGSNAILIRVTTTGPGKSAAIANAYVDEYLEYQVRSGQNETKRAAVALETRVNELRLQLEEDQQRLQSFRGGAVSSVLDSSDALMGEAVDIRARLASTENALIVTDAAIAALTAVDDAGSETLSELIAQNEILSRLQRSTLGRSINTDSFDQDIQAIESALQDERARLVRLRDALTDGRTAIEARIAEVNAFTVGLRQLEVEVETTSQVYESSLARLKELSIQTGLRDAGAQVLARAEAPLRTDAQGRRRMVAIAGFLGLFFGIAYVLLREAANDRVRKVSELVDITGSDCVVQLPPAHPGVLGRGMLAGFGQSKRKAAPFKEGMRSLRHKLIARAGRTSGPLIAGIFSSLPTEGKSTVTQGLASSFTMIDRRVIVVDGDMRAGTLSKTLGVAPDQPGLQNVIVEKFDLSKAIVSLSEQGFDLLPSGQSDMNPADLLESDRFGELIMTLRERYDVVLFDTPPVLVLPDAVKIAVHLNAHVLVADYDRSPRAAVRDTVAALQEVDVEHLVVAFCNAPKAFGQKYGFSDQAYAEYWN, from the coding sequence ATGAACCAAACTTCCAGAGATAATTTTGCCGCCGGTCCTGACGATGATGATTCTCCCGTTGGAATCATCGCGCTTTGGCAATTGTTGTGGCGCAACAAACAGCGCATCCTGATCCCGGCCTTTGGTCTGGCGTTCCTGACAGGTCTTTTGGTACTGCGCTCGGATGACACCTACACGGCCGAGGCGCAGATCCTGCTGACGCGCGGCAATCTGGAAATCGTCGAGTTTGACAGTGCCGGTGACATCGAAGTCAGCCCCGGAGCCATTACCAATGCGCTGACGATTCTGGGGTCGCGCAGCATTGCGCTGGGCGTGATCGACCGTGTTGATCTGACCAATGATCCCGAAATCAATCCAAACCTGTTATTGCCCGACGACGCCGATCCAGAGGAATTTTACCCCGAAAACGTGGTGCGCCAGCTTGCGTTGGATTGGCTGGCAGCCTACGCACAGGCGAATATTCTGCCCGGCAGTAACGCGATCCTGATCCGGGTCACGACAACCGGACCGGGCAAATCTGCCGCCATCGCCAACGCCTATGTCGATGAATACCTCGAATATCAGGTCCGCAGCGGTCAGAATGAAACGAAACGGGCGGCGGTCGCGCTGGAAACACGCGTCAACGAATTGCGCCTGCAACTGGAAGAAGACCAGCAACGCTTGCAGAGCTTCCGCGGCGGTGCGGTGAGTTCCGTGCTGGACTCCTCAGATGCCCTGATGGGCGAAGCGGTGGACATTCGCGCGCGCCTTGCCAGCACTGAAAACGCGCTGATCGTGACCGATGCGGCCATTGCCGCCCTGACCGCCGTGGATGACGCAGGCAGCGAGACCCTGAGCGAACTTATCGCGCAAAACGAAATACTCTCGCGCCTGCAACGCTCCACGTTAGGGCGCAGCATCAACACCGATAGCTTCGATCAGGACATCCAAGCCATCGAGAGCGCCCTGCAAGACGAGCGCGCCCGCCTTGTTCGTTTGCGCGACGCACTCACCGATGGGCGCACCGCAATCGAGGCTCGGATCGCCGAGGTCAACGCCTTTACGGTGGGTTTGCGCCAGCTCGAAGTCGAAGTGGAAACCACGTCGCAGGTCTATGAATCCTCGCTCGCACGGCTCAAGGAACTCTCTATTCAAACCGGATTGCGTGATGCGGGTGCCCAGGTGCTGGCACGTGCCGAAGCCCCCCTGCGCACCGATGCACAGGGCCGCCGCCGCATGGTTGCGATTGCCGGTTTCCTCGGGCTCTTCTTTGGCATCGCCTATGTGCTTTTGCGCGAAGCTGCCAATGACCGGGTCAGAAAAGTATCCGAACTGGTCGACATCACCGGGTCTGACTGTGTGGTGCAATTGCCCCCGGCCCATCCCGGTGTCCTTGGCCGGGGCATGCTGGCAGGTTTTGGGCAATCCAAGCGCAAAGCTGCCCCTTTTAAGGAGGGTATGCGGTCTTTGCGCCATAAGCTGATTGCGCGCGCGGGGCGGACGTCCGGACCGTTGATCGCCGGCATTTTCTCTTCGCTTCCGACAGAAGGGAAATCAACCGTTACGCAGGGGCTCGCCAGTAGTTTCACCATGATCGACCGGCGCGTTATTGTTGTGGACGGCGATATGCGCGCGGGGACCCTGTCCAAAACGCTTGGTGTCGCGCCGGATCAGCCCGGTTTGCAGAATGTCATTGTCGAGAAATTCGATCTATCAAAGGCCATCGTGTCGCTGTCCGAACAGGGCTTTGACCTGCTGCCCAGCGGTCAATCAGACATGAACCCGGCCGATCTGCTGGAATCTGACCGGTTTGGAGAGCTGATCATGACCCTGCGGGAACGCTACGATGTGGTCCTTTTTGACACGCCACCGGTTCTGGTCTTGCCCGATGCGGTAAAGATTGCGGTGCATCTGAATGCACATGTTCTTGTGGCCGATTACGACCGCAGTCCGAGGGCGGCGGTACGTGACACGGTCGCGGCCCTACAGGAGGTTGACGTCGAGCATCTTGTGGTCGCGTTCTGCAATGCGCCAAAAGCCTTCGGTCAGAAATACGGCTTCTCGGATCAGGCCTACGCCGAATACTGGAACTGA
- a CDS encoding sulfotransferase — protein MTLPNYFYGGPPKAGSSWIYTLLSTHPDVFVPDGKYVQFFTDFYDRGIDWYAQCYAGARVDQVARCDLTTDYLFVPEAAERLARHVPDARVFFSLRNPAERDWSAYQHLLRTGQAHGPLEQEADTAHRLLSTCSAYSDAIERSWRLFGKENTHILWFEDIRSQPQAAADSLFDFLGVVRREIPQADTGAKNVARAARNTRLNGVLKQGAVALRAAGLSTVLGKLKSNPLLDKVLFSADRVPKLRDQPEAWNFLADRHTGEIDRLETLLGRDLTAWRARP, from the coding sequence ATGACGCTCCCGAACTATTTCTATGGTGGTCCTCCCAAGGCGGGTTCTTCCTGGATTTACACCCTGCTCAGCACGCATCCGGATGTCTTTGTCCCTGATGGTAAATACGTGCAATTCTTCACGGATTTCTACGATCGCGGGATCGATTGGTACGCCCAATGCTACGCGGGCGCGCGCGTGGATCAGGTGGCGCGGTGTGATCTGACAACGGATTATCTCTTTGTCCCCGAGGCTGCGGAACGGCTGGCACGCCATGTCCCGGATGCGCGGGTTTTCTTTTCTCTGCGCAATCCGGCGGAGCGCGATTGGTCGGCTTATCAGCATCTTTTGCGTACCGGCCAAGCGCATGGGCCGCTCGAACAGGAAGCGGATACCGCGCATCGGCTTTTGTCCACATGCAGCGCTTATTCCGATGCGATTGAGCGCTCATGGCGGCTCTTTGGAAAGGAAAATACCCACATCCTGTGGTTTGAAGACATCCGCTCGCAACCTCAGGCAGCCGCAGATTCGCTCTTTGATTTTCTGGGTGTCGTACGGCGCGAAATCCCGCAAGCCGACACGGGTGCGAAAAACGTCGCACGGGCGGCGCGAAACACCCGGCTGAACGGGGTGCTGAAACAGGGTGCCGTGGCCCTGCGCGCGGCTGGTTTGAGCACCGTTCTGGGGAAATTGAAATCCAACCCGTTGTTGGATAAGGTTCTGTTCAGCGCGGATCGTGTGCCCAAACTGCGCGACCAACCCGAGGCATGGAATTTTTTAGCGGATCGCCATACTGGCGAAATCGACCGGCTTGAAACGCTGCTGGGGCGCGACCTGACGGCTTGGCGGGCGCGCCCGTGA
- a CDS encoding O-antigen ligase family protein, with product MIATAQAGRAVDTVGQMSWRIYIFAMALSFFVVVEPAPTDLVFMVALGVFCFSRPIKTAFLNSAAIIGVFLYLAFSVLSLAFVQYFPTLAYRAVAIEFYMIALFVLTAYFMKTRGDAGFATVLLALTIGGVMASFVAIVALLDLIPNSDILFRGEGVRYRVKATFKDPNVFGPFIVPSLLFVTWVVVESARFRLLALAVMGLLLLSLLSTYSRGAWIHSFISLSFFSLALLIYRPTARPTMTAIVWVFIVICGTILLFLDQITARLADSFFAERLSLQSYDTSRFGYVAEAATLIWEHPLGIGPVQARFVYGYLPHNTFVAFAMHNGIFASLGLMLIYGAAMMRCGVKILHQNPGWTKYALIVSVLLGLLVLMQVVGAIHWRHLYLLCGMAFGTYTTDRLLPDDFGWKKRRHHRRHSLAQASK from the coding sequence GTGATCGCAACCGCACAGGCGGGCAGGGCGGTGGACACCGTTGGACAGATGAGCTGGCGCATCTATATCTTCGCCATGGCGCTGAGCTTTTTTGTGGTGGTCGAACCCGCGCCAACCGATCTGGTTTTTATGGTTGCTCTGGGCGTTTTCTGTTTCTCGCGCCCGATCAAAACCGCGTTCCTGAACAGTGCCGCGATCATCGGGGTCTTCCTCTATCTGGCGTTCTCGGTGCTGTCGCTTGCTTTCGTGCAGTATTTTCCCACACTTGCATATCGTGCCGTCGCAATCGAATTCTACATGATCGCGCTCTTCGTCTTGACCGCCTATTTCATGAAAACACGCGGCGATGCGGGTTTTGCGACGGTTTTGCTTGCGCTGACCATCGGCGGTGTGATGGCCTCCTTCGTGGCCATCGTTGCGCTGCTCGATCTGATCCCGAACAGTGATATTCTGTTTCGCGGGGAAGGCGTGCGCTACCGTGTCAAGGCGACGTTCAAGGATCCGAACGTCTTTGGCCCCTTTATCGTCCCCAGCTTGTTGTTTGTGACATGGGTTGTGGTTGAATCCGCCCGTTTTCGACTTCTGGCGCTCGCGGTCATGGGGCTTTTGCTGTTGTCGCTGTTGTCTACATATTCGCGCGGGGCTTGGATCCATTCGTTCATTTCGCTCTCGTTTTTTAGCCTCGCCTTGTTGATCTATCGCCCAACCGCCCGCCCGACGATGACCGCGATTGTCTGGGTGTTCATCGTGATTTGTGGCACGATTCTGTTGTTTCTGGATCAGATCACCGCGCGGCTGGCGGATTCTTTTTTTGCAGAACGTCTCTCGCTGCAAAGCTATGATACCTCGCGCTTTGGCTATGTCGCCGAAGCCGCCACACTTATTTGGGAACACCCGCTGGGGATCGGCCCGGTTCAGGCGCGTTTTGTCTATGGGTATCTGCCGCATAACACCTTTGTTGCCTTTGCGATGCATAACGGGATTTTCGCCTCCCTGGGCCTCATGCTGATTTACGGCGCGGCGATGATGCGGTGCGGGGTGAAAATCCTCCATCAAAACCCCGGTTGGACGAAATACGCTCTGATCGTTTCGGTGCTACTGGGGCTTTTGGTGTTGATGCAGGTGGTGGGCGCGATCCACTGGCGTCATCTCTACCTGCTCTGTGGCATGGCTTTCGGCACCTATACCACGGACCGCTTGTTGCCGGATGATTTTGGTTGGAAAAAGCGGCGGCACCATCGACGCCATTCATTGGCGCAAGCCAGCAAATGA
- a CDS encoding lipopolysaccharide biosynthesis protein has translation MLGSLLSAGLKIISAGLSFLMFMFLARALGPVEYGLFASMFALGTVGAIVALFGQHTLSIKTLSALGEGPGQAADRRQMMRQGYRIVLAGISLVIAVLLGGGAIAGALGFDLDMRYLIGACALLLPLALADLVSHQYRAFGSIFWALAPRDVVWRGAVVLACLAAASLPFFFANALVAMMAISVTLMIIVALQIISSIKTHRHRFAAPPDVQNSPKMPWRISAWMWLASLGTMGGSLNLSATSLFLPPEQIGAYFAAQKTSQLLQLPIIAIDIAVTPVFARLYSQNDIAGLRNVGRNLAMLVAIPLAIGAAVIVGFAPQLLALFDPAFISATLALTLLAGSYLVIGLGGPTRQLMLMADGERQVVRMTLISEAVGLALIPILVPLFGILGAAMAACVARVLFTMMTVLWCRKHLSVDTSVLSLVPGLSIAR, from the coding sequence ATGCTTGGAAGTCTGCTTTCCGCCGGTCTGAAAATCATCAGTGCGGGTCTCAGCTTTTTGATGTTCATGTTCCTCGCGCGGGCATTGGGTCCGGTGGAATACGGGCTTTTTGCCTCGATGTTTGCGCTTGGCACGGTAGGGGCCATCGTGGCCCTCTTTGGACAACATACGCTCAGCATCAAAACCCTTTCGGCGCTGGGCGAAGGGCCTGGACAGGCCGCCGACCGCCGTCAGATGATGCGCCAGGGCTACCGCATTGTGCTGGCGGGGATTTCGCTCGTCATTGCCGTGCTGCTGGGCGGCGGCGCGATCGCGGGTGCCCTGGGCTTTGATTTGGACATGCGATACCTGATCGGGGCCTGCGCGCTGTTGTTACCGCTCGCGCTCGCGGATCTGGTGTCTCATCAATACCGCGCTTTCGGCTCGATCTTCTGGGCGCTGGCACCGCGGGACGTGGTGTGGCGCGGCGCGGTAGTTCTGGCCTGTCTCGCGGCGGCGTCACTTCCGTTTTTCTTTGCGAATGCGCTTGTCGCCATGATGGCCATTTCGGTCACGCTTATGATCATCGTGGCCTTACAGATCATCTCGTCGATCAAAACGCACCGACACCGATTTGCCGCTCCCCCGGACGTCCAAAACAGCCCAAAGATGCCATGGCGCATCTCGGCCTGGATGTGGCTGGCCTCTCTCGGCACGATGGGGGGGAGCCTCAACCTGTCCGCGACCTCGTTGTTTTTGCCCCCCGAACAGATTGGCGCTTATTTCGCAGCGCAGAAAACATCACAGCTGCTGCAATTGCCGATCATTGCTATCGATATCGCCGTGACCCCGGTTTTCGCACGGCTGTATAGCCAGAATGACATAGCCGGCCTGCGCAATGTCGGCCGCAATCTGGCGATGCTGGTCGCGATCCCGCTGGCCATCGGGGCGGCGGTGATCGTGGGCTTTGCACCGCAGCTTCTGGCTTTGTTCGATCCGGCATTTATTTCGGCAACACTCGCCCTGACACTGCTGGCGGGCAGCTATCTGGTGATTGGGCTGGGGGGGCCGACGCGGCAACTCATGCTCATGGCTGACGGCGAACGGCAGGTTGTGCGCATGACCCTGATTTCGGAAGCCGTTGGTCTCGCGCTCATCCCCATCCTGGTGCCGCTCTTTGGCATTTTGGGCGCGGCCATGGCGGCCTGCGTGGCGCGGGTTCTATTTACGATGATGACTGTCCTGTGGTGCCGCAAGCATCTGAGCGTGGATACATCGGTGCTGTCGCTTGTGCCGGGATTGTCTATCGCGCGCTAG
- a CDS encoding sulfotransferase, translated as MVTSASIGFKQTARPLLVYILGWGRSGSSVLANILGSMPGCASLGEVRYLWDRGVVENGICGCGAAFSECEFWPTLPLGDSHLGIVDTERARALVKSIGSGARHSQIPGLHIDAARAAYFERNRADLDLLMELYTAAFEKSGGRVLVDASKSPFFALNLMHPDRPFDVAFLHLVRDPRAVLHSWKKTKPRTDSSEDQLFPRYSSVRSLLQWALLNSRCERFAQLAPDLYCQIRFEDFVDNWQTALLSGAGDLFEPVSHGATPGDARAAIVHAQHSISGNPSRFNLGEVTLKPDTSWSDAITRMDRALAAIICGPVARRYGYCMR; from the coding sequence ATGGTCACATCCGCATCAATTGGCTTCAAACAAACGGCCCGGCCATTATTGGTGTATATTTTGGGATGGGGCCGGAGCGGTAGCTCCGTTCTTGCCAATATTCTGGGATCCATGCCGGGCTGCGCGTCACTGGGTGAAGTGCGATATCTGTGGGATCGTGGCGTCGTCGAAAACGGCATTTGCGGGTGCGGTGCGGCGTTTTCTGAATGTGAGTTCTGGCCCACCCTCCCCTTGGGGGATAGCCATTTGGGCATAGTGGATACGGAGCGCGCCCGCGCCCTTGTGAAATCCATCGGCAGTGGCGCGCGCCACAGCCAGATCCCGGGCCTGCATATCGACGCCGCGCGCGCGGCTTATTTCGAACGTAACCGCGCCGATCTTGATCTGCTGATGGAATTATATACCGCCGCTTTCGAAAAAAGCGGTGGTCGTGTTTTGGTGGATGCGTCCAAAAGCCCGTTCTTTGCCCTCAACCTTATGCACCCTGATCGGCCTTTCGACGTGGCATTCCTGCATCTGGTGCGGGACCCGCGCGCCGTGCTGCATTCCTGGAAAAAGACGAAACCGCGCACAGATAGCTCTGAGGATCAGCTTTTCCCGCGCTACTCGTCGGTGCGGTCCCTATTGCAATGGGCGCTGCTCAATTCACGCTGTGAGCGGTTTGCCCAACTGGCCCCCGATCTTTATTGTCAGATCCGTTTTGAGGATTTTGTGGATAATTGGCAAACGGCGCTTTTGTCCGGTGCCGGTGATCTTTTCGAGCCCGTATCACATGGCGCGACACCCGGAGACGCGCGTGCGGCGATCGTGCACGCGCAACATTCCATCAGCGGCAACCCTTCCCGGTTCAATCTGGGCGAGGTCACGCTGAAGCCTGATACATCCTGGAGCGATGCGATCACGCGCATGGACCGCGCTCTGGCGGCAATCATCTGTGGCCCGGTCGCCCGGCGTTACGGGTATTGCATGCGCTAG